The following are from one region of the Corylus avellana chromosome ca1, CavTom2PMs-1.0 genome:
- the LOC132167408 gene encoding acetylserotonin O-methyltransferase-like, with protein MEGKQRETKWCEEKEQAEASIWKYVFGFTEMAVVKCAIELGIADVIESHGSPMTLSELSSALACASSPLYRIMRFLMHRGIFKEELTAHGSPGYVQTALSRRLMRYGEHSMAAFIMLNSSQMVTTSLHCLSARVLANETSPFEVAHGEDAWSFLEANPAQSQLVNEAMASDARVVVPAIIHNCSEVFDGLGSLVDVGGGNGTTLQMLVKAFPWLRGIHFDLPHVVSNAAAFHGVEHVGGDMFQSVPKADAAFLMWILHDWGDKECIQILKKCREAISEEKGKVIIVEAVIEEEGKMDELSDARLALDMAMMAHTDAGKERTLKEWEFLLEKAGFARYTVKSIHAVQSVIEAFP; from the exons atggaaggaaaacaaagagagaCAAAATGGTGCGAAGAAAAAGAACAGGCGGAAGCGAGTATCTGGAAATACGTTTTCGGATTCACAGAAATGGCAGTAGTGAAATGTGCCATTGAGCTTGGGATAGCTGATGTCATTGAAAGCCATGGAAGTCCCATGACACTATCCGAGTTATCATCAGCTCTAGCATGCGCTTCGTCTCCCCTTTACCGCATAATGAGGTTTTTAATGCATAGGGGAATATTCAAAGAGGAACTCACCGCCCATGGCTCCCCAGGTTATGTACAAACGGCTCTATCTCGTCGTTTGATGAGATATGGAGAGCATAGCATGGCTGCTTTCATTATGCTAAACAGCAGCCAAATGGTGACAACATCATTGCATTGTCTCAGTGCCCGTGTTTTAGCCAATGAGACTTCACCATTTGAGGTGGCTCATGGCGAAGATGCATGGAGCTTTTTGGAAGCAAATCCTGCTCAGAGCCAACTCGTCAATGAAGCAATGGCTTCTGATGCCAGGGTGGTCGTGCCTGCAATAATTCACAATTGTTCGGAGGTATTTGATGGGCTTGGCAGTCTGGTGGATGTGGGCGGGGGTAATGGAACGACTTTGCAGATGTTGGTGAAGGCATTCCCATGGCTTCGAGGCATCCACTTTGATCTTCCTCATGTTGTCTCCAATGCGGCGGCGTTCCACGGAGTTGAACATGTTGGGGGTGACATGTTTCAAAGTGTTCCAAAGGCCGATGCGGCTTTCCTAATG TGGATTCTGCATGACTGGGGTGACAAGGAGTGCATCCAAATCCTTAAGAAATGCAGAGAAGCAATTTCAGAGGAGAAAGGAAAGGTAATAATTGTTGAGGCTGtgattgaagaagaagggaaaaTGGACGAGCTAAGTGATGCGAGGTTGGCGCTGGACATGGCGATGATGGCTCATACAGACGCGGGAAAGGAAAGGACATTGAAGGAGTGGGAATTTCTTCTTGAAAAGGCTGGATTTGCAAGATATACCGTGAAATCCATTCATGCTGTGCAATCTGTTATTGAGGCATTTCCCTAG
- the LOC132169791 gene encoding flavonoid 6-O-methyltransferase 4-like yields the protein MEIEFDGVERVGGDMFQSVPKADAAFLMWILHDWGDKECVQILKKCREAISEEKGKVIIVEAVIEEGKMDELSDARLALDMAMMAHTNAGKERTLKEWKFLLEKAGFTRYTVKSIHAVQSVIEAFP from the exons atggagatcgAG ttCGATGGTGTTGAACGTGTTGGGGGTGACATGTTTCAAAGTGTTCCAAAGGCCGATGCGGCTTTCCTAATG TGGATTCTGCATGATTGGGGTGACAAGGAGTGCGTCCAAATCCTTAAGAAATGCAGAGAAGCAATTTCAGAGGAGAAAGGAAAGGTAATAATTGTTGAGGCTGTGATTGAAGAAGGGAAAATGGACGAGCTAAGTGATGCGAGGTTGGCGCTGGACATGGCGATGATGGCTCATACAAATGCCGGCAAAGAAAGGACATTGAAGGAGTGGAAATTTCTTCTTGAAAAGGCTGGATTTACAAGATATACAGTGAAATCCATTCATGCTGTGCAATCTGTTATTGAGGCCTTTCCTTAG
- the LOC132167931 gene encoding acetylserotonin O-methyltransferase-like, whose protein sequence is MEETQREATWQEEEEQAEVAIWKYAFGFIEMAVVKCAIELGIADAIESHGSPMALSELSSALACAPSPLYRIMRFLMHRGIFKEELTTAHGSLGYAQTALSRRLRRHGERSMAALILLESSPVMLAPWHSLSARVLGNETSPFDATHGKDVWSYAAENPAHSQLINEAMACDARLAVPAMIHDFPEVFDGLGSLVDVGGGNGTTLQTLVKAFPWLRGINFDLPHVVSVATESIGVEHVGGDMFLSVPKADAVCLKSVLHDWGDKECIQILKKCREAIPEEKGKVIIVEAVIQEAETDKLTDVRLALDMIMMAHTNTGKERTFKEWGFVLGKAGFCRYIVKPIRAVQSVIEAFP, encoded by the exons ATGGAAGAAACACAAAGAGAAGCAACATGGCAGGAGGAAGAGGAACAAGCGGAAGTGGCTATCTGGAAATACGCATTCGGGTTCATTGAAATGGCGGTAGTGAAGTGTGCTATTGAGCTTGGGATAGCCGATGCCATTGAAAGCCATGGAAGCCCGATGGCATTATCCGAGTTGTCGTCAGCTCTAGCATGCGCTCCGTCCCCCCTCTACCGCATCATGAGGTTTCTAATGCACCGCGGAATATTCAAAGAGGAACTCACCACCGCCCATGGCTCCCTAGGTTATGCACAAACGGCTCTGTCACGCCGTCTGAGGAGACATGGAGAACGTAGCATGGCAGCTTTGATTTTACTAGAAAGTAGCCCAGTGATGCTGGCACCATGGCACAGTCTGAGCGCCCGTGTTCTAGGCAATGAGACTTCGCCATTTGATGCGACTCATGGCAAAGATGTATGGAGCTATGCTGCAGAGAATCCCGCTCACAGCCAGCTTATCAATGAGGCAATGGCTTGTGATGCTAGGTTGGCGGTGCCTGCCATGATTCACGATTTCCCAGAAGTATTTGATGGGCTTGGCAGTTTGGTGGATGTGGGTGGGGGCAACGGAACCACTTTGCAAACGTTGGTGAAGGCATTCCCATGGCTTCGAGGCATCAACTTCGATCTTCCTCATGTTGTCTCGGTTGCGACAGAGTCCATCGGAGTTGAACATGTCGGGGGTGACATGTTTTTAAGTGTTCCAAAGGCTGATGCTGTTTGCCTAAAG TCGGTTCTCCATGATTGGGGAGACAAGGAATGCATCCAAATCCTTAAGAAATGCAGAGAAGCCATTCCAGAGGAAAAAGGGAAGGTAATAATTGTTGAAGCAGTGATTCAAGAAGCAGAAACGGACAAGCTAACTGATGTGAGGCTAGCTCTAGACATGATCATGATGGCCCATACTAATACTGGCAAAGAGAGGACCTTCAAGGAGTGGGGATTTGTTCTTGGCAAGGCTGGATTTTGTCGATACATAGTGAAACCCATTCGTGCTGTGCAATCTGTCATTGAGGCTTTtccgtaa
- the LOC132167544 gene encoding acetylserotonin O-methyltransferase-like has protein sequence MEETQRETKWCEEEELAEASIWKYVFGFTEMAVVKCAIELGIADVIESHGSPMTLSELSLALACTSSPLYRIMRFLMHRGIFKEELTAHGSPGYAQTILSRRLMRYGEHSMAAFIMLNSSPMVMSSLHCLSARILANETSPFEVAHGKDAWSFLEANPAQSQLVNEAMASDAKMTVPAIIHDCPEVFDGLGSLVDVGGGNGTTLQMLVKAFPWLRGIHFDLPHVVSNAAEFDGVERVGGDMFLSVPKADAAFLMWILHDWGDKECVQILKKCREAISEEKGKVIIVEAVIEEEGKMDELSDARLALDMAMMAHTNAGKERTLKEWKFLLEKAGFTRYTVKSIHAVQSVIEAFP, from the exons atggaagaaaCACAAAGAGAGACAAAATGGTGCGAAGAAGAAGAACTGGCAGAAGCGAGTATTTGGAAATACGTCTTCGGATTCACAGAAATGGCGGTAGTGAAGTGTGCCATTGAGCTTGGGATAGCCGACGTTATTGAAAGCCATGGAAGTCCCATGACACTATCCGAGTTGTCATTAGCTCTAGCATGCACTTCATCTCCCCTTTACCGCATAATGAGGTTTCTAATGCACCGGGGAATATTCAAAGAGGAACTCACCGCCCATGGCTCCCCAGGTTATGCACAAACGATCCTGTCTCGCCGTTTGATGAGATATGGAGAGCACAGCATGGCTGCTTTCATTATGCTAAATAGTAGCCCAATGGTGATGTCATCATTGCACTGTCTCAGTGCTCGTATTCTAGCCAATGAGACTTCACCATTTGAGGTGGCTCATGGGAAAGATGCATGGAGCTTTTTAGAAGCAAATCCTGCTCAAAGCCAACTCGTCAATGAAGCAATGGCTTCTGATGCCAAGATGACCGTGCCTGCAATAATTCACGATTGTCCAGAGGTATTTGATGGGCTTGGCAGTTTGGTTGATGTGGGTGGGGGCAATGGAACGACTTTGCAGATGTTGGTGAAGGCATTCCCATGGCTTCGAGGCATCCACTTTGATCTTCCTCATGTTGTCTCTAATGCAGCAGAGTTCGATGGTGTTGAACGTGTTGGGGGTGACATGTTTCTAAGTGTTCCAAAGGCCGATGCGGCTTTCCTAATG TGGATTCTGCATGATTGGGGTGACAAGGAGTGCGTTCAAATCCTTAAGAAATGCAGAGAAGCAATTTCAGAGGAGAAAGGAAAGGTAATAATTGTTGAGGCTGtgattgaagaagaagggaaaaTGGACGAGCTAAGTGATGCGAGGTTGGCGCTGGACATGGCGATGATGGCTCATACAAATGCCGGCAAAGAAAGGACATTGAAGGAATGGAAATTTCTTCTTGAAAAGGCTGGATTTACAAGATATACAGTGAAATCCATTCATGCTGTGCAATCTGTTATTGAGGCCTTTCCTTAG
- the LOC132167796 gene encoding acetylserotonin O-methyltransferase-like, with amino-acid sequence MEETQREATWQEEEEQAEVAIWKYAFGFTEMAVVKCAIELGIADAIESHGNPMALSKLSSALACAPSPLYRIMRFLMHRGIFKEELTTAHGSPGYAQTALSRRLMRHGERSMAALILLESSPVMLAPWHSLSARVLANETSPFDATHGEDVWSYAAENPAHSQLINEAMACDARLAVPAMIHDCPEVFDGLGSLVDVGGGNGTTLQTLVKAFPWLRGINFDLPHVVSVATESIGVEHVGGDMFLSVPKADVVFLKSVLHDWGDKECIQILKKCREAIPEDKGKVIIVEAVIEEAETDKLTDVRLALDMIMMAHTNTGKERTFKEWGFVLGKAGFCRYTVKPIRAVQSVIEAFP; translated from the exons ATGGAAGAAACACAAAGAGAAGCAACATGGCAGGAGGAAGAGGAACAAGCGGAAGTGGCTATCTGGAAATACGCATTCGGGTTCACTGAAATGGCGGTAGTGAAGTGTGCTATTGAGCTTGGGATAGCTGATGCCATTGAAAGCCATGGAAACCCGATGGCATTATCCAAGTTGTCGTCAGCTCTAGCATGCGCTCCATCCCCCCTCTACCGCATCATGAGGTTTCTAATGCACCGCGGAATATTCAAAGAGGAACTCACCACCGCCCATGGCTCCCCAGGTTATGCACAAACGGCTCTGTCACGCCGTTTGATGAGACATGGAGAACGTAGCATGGCGGCTTTGATTTTACTAGAAAGTAGCCCAGTGATGCTGGCACCATGGCACAGTCTGAGCGCCCGTGTTCTAGCCAATGAGACTTCGCCATTTGATGCGACTCATGGCGAAGATGTATGGAGCTATGCTGCAGAGAATCCCGCTCACAGCCAGCTTATCAATGAGGCAATGGCTTGTGATGCTAGGTTGGCGGTGCCTGCCATGATTCACGATTGCCCAGAAGTATTTGATGGGCTTGGCAGTTTGGTGGATGTGGGTGGGGGCAACGGAACCACTTTGCAAACGTTGGTGAAGGCATTCCCATGGCTTCGAGGCATCAACTTTGATCTTCCTCATGTTGTCTCGGTTGCGACAGAGTCCATCGGAGTTGAACATGTCGGGGGTGACATGTTTTTAAGTGTTCCAAAGGCTGATGTTGTTTTCCTAAAG TCGGTTCTCCATGATTGGGGAGACAAGGAATGCATCCAAATCCTTAAGAAATGCAGAGAAGCCATTCCAGAGGATAAAGGGAAGGTAATAATTGTTGAAGCAGTGATTGAAGAAGCAGAAACGGACAAGCTAACTGATGTGAGGCTGGCTCTAGACATGATCATGATGGCCCATACTAATACTGGCAAAGAGAGGACCTTCAAGGAGTGGGGATTTGTTCTTGGCAAGGCTGGATTTTGTCGATACACAGTGAAACCCATTCGTGCTGTGCAATCTGTCATTGAGGCTTTtccgtaa